The genomic DNA AAAATACCGTAGACAAGTGATTGATGATGAAACAACTAAATTTCCTAAAAAACTATTGTGAACGAACTGCAGAATTTTGTCACTTGCCTTTTTTTGATGGAGCCATGCGAAAGTCCATGTTCGTCTTATATTCAAAGCACAACCAATATAGAAATTATAAACTTCATTTGTGCATATGAAGGTGCTCATTCATGATTAACAAAACACACATTTCTCAAAGTAAAGTACTATCTTGGGAAGTAAATCGAATAGTAGTCGTAACATGGAAAATTTAGAACACCTATTACATTGTAGAGAAAAAATAATTTAGGAAAAATTAAAATAATTAACGGGTAAAGAAATACCATTCTTGGAGCTGGTGTTTTTTTGATTATTCAATAGCATACTAAAAAAGTATGTTTTTTTTAGTAAACTCAATTTAAATAACGCTTTTCTTTCAATATATACTGATTGAAATAGAAAAAATGGCGTTATAAAAAAAGGGTTTTCGTTCTAAACTAGAAAAGTAAAGTTTACATATATTATAGATTTGATAAGGAGGAGAAGCCTGCGATGAATAATATGGAATAAAACCATGCGACTAATCAACAAGCAAACGATTTGAGACACAAATCATTTGAAAAGGAGGAAGCGATGACCTTCAGTAAGGATAATAGACACCAACTGAATACTGACGCTCCTCCTGATGGGTAAAATAAAGGAGGAACGAAAGGTGACTGTGCGAAAAAAGTTAATACATAGTACATTGATTGTTGGCATGATATTAGGGAATTTGAATGGGGTGATCGTCCAAGGCATATCAGCTGTCAATGAAAAAAACAACAGCCAAACTAGACAATTGAAAACGGAGACAAGTAAGAAAACAAATGAGTCAAGTAATAATACAAATAGAGAAAAACAGAATAAAACAACGAAATCTACCAATGAGAAAAAGAGTAACAGTCAAAGTATAGCACCACAATATACGGAAGATGAGGTTAAAAAAATCATTTCAGATGGTATAAATGAGAGGTTTGGTTATCTTTATTCTGAAGCAATGAAGTCCTATGATCATGAATTTAAAATTGGTGAAGTCATCAAATTAGAGGGAGATTACCGAACTTGGCATTTTCAAACTGAAGAACCTGCTTTACCTCTTCCAGGTAGTTATTTAGTTGGTCAAATTTATTTAATCAATCGAATAAATTTAAACACACAGTGGGTTAGTGAAGGAATTACTAAAAGTGGAAATTGGCATGTTCACTTTGAGTTGAGCAATCGTGGTACTGTTCTTAATGATGATAAAGCGACTATAACTATGACTAGATTGGCTAACAATTCGGTTAATTGAAATGAATTGCTTGAAAATGTTAGGTTAGATCATGCCTATTCTCTAATGAGCAATGGCTTTGGAATAGAGCTATACAAGAAAAACGGTAATGTGTCGTTTTTATCCGCTGAACAAGCTTTAGGGGACATTGAAGTAACCGTTAAAAATGGTCCACACAATTTGGATGAAGGCCAGAACGTGAATAATCTTGAGTTGCTTAGTTACCTCGATGTGAAGAATGCGAAAGGAACAGTTGCTGCAAACTGGGTAGAAAAACCTGATACAGCAAAGGTCGGCGAACAAAAGGGAAAAGTAAAAGTCACGGATTCAATTACTTCTAGAGAAACAGTGGTTGAAATCCCCTTTAATGTGAAACCTGGTCCGCTAAAAATGACTGCTAAATCTGGTAACTTTGAAATCAATCAATATGATGAGTTACCAGATGCGATCAATTATTTTGATGTACCTAATCCAAATGGTTCCTATACAGTACAATGGTTTAGCAATACGAATACCAATGTTGCAGGCCTACAAACTTGGCAGGCAAAAGCAACCGCAGAAGATGGACGTACCGCTGAAGCTTCTGTATCGATCAATGTAAAACCTCATGAGGGATTAAAGGTCCAATTAAAACCCATTGAAGAGCGAGTGATGGGCAATGATTATCCATCATTTGCTTCTAATTTTAAGGATTATATCGATTCAGTCACTATGCAAGGAGAACCTGTAGCTATTGAAGACTTGGAATTTGTTGCTGAGGAATCGAGTGAGCCTAATTTCACATACACTGGAGCTCAAACCGTTAAGCTGACTGTTCAAACAAGACACCCGAATAGTGGCGTGATGATCAAAGGTTCAGGAGAAACAACTATCAATGTGCTTTGGGGTCATACGATTTTCATGAGGTCTGCAAGCGGTGGCTCAGCTGGTGCATTTTCTTTAAAAACAGATAATTCAGGAAGCTCTACTGCAAAAATCGTCTTCGGTACCGGTATTCCTTCTACGATGAATACAGCTGTTGGACCACTGACGTCACCATTTTCTTTGTACTACTCATTTGAAGTTTTACGAGGAGCAACCACTGTTTATAGTCAAGATGTGTCAAATCGTGCCACATTACAACAAATCATGGATCAATTTGGAAACACCTCATCAACGATCGATGTCCGTTACGATGATGTCATTAAGATCTATCATCCAGAACGAACGCCGAATAGTTCAGTCGTGATGATCGATGAAAAAGAAGAGGATTATACCTATGATTCTGAGTATGCATACTATAAGATCACACCGTATGGATTTGATCCGTTTCCGGTATTAGATGCAGAATCTTCGCAAAAAAGCTTTGTACTTGGAGAAAATACCTCTATGATTGAACCAGCCTCTTTATTGAAAAATGTAACCATCAATGGTCGTACAATCGATAGTAAGGATTATACCGTAGAAGCTCTTGTTGATTTTGATACTCATGCGATTGGTGCGAGAAAAATGAATCTAAATGTCACAACGAATGATGGTCTAGCAACGAAAGAATTCGAAGTCGATTATCAAGTCAAATGGGGAAGCACATTTGTATTGAAAGGCTTGGATAATGCAACCGTTGGAGCATTTAGTCTACTGAAAGAAAACGATCAATGGGCATTGCATGCTAGTCCAGGTGTAAGTGGGACGGACTTGAGTCAACCGGTCAATAATCATTTTGGACGAGACACCTACTATGGCATTGAAGTGATCGAAAATATTACCACCAAGTATCAATATAACGTACTAGGGAATCAATCGATTAGAGAAGGAATCGAAGGGTTCAATCAAGGAAAACCTTTGAATGTCAAACAAGGCGACGTCATCAAAGTGTATCATGCAGAACCAACAGGTAATAGTTTATTGATGCAAGATGAATTAGCAAAAGACTTTACGATGGGTTCAAATGATGCCTATTACGAAGTCACAGAACATGGGTTAGAACCGATCCTCGCGATTTCTACGGATACCAAACCACAAGAATTTAGCTTAGGTGATGATGCCACGGGGATTGATGGAACGCAACTGATCAATCAGGTAACGATCAACGGTACCGAGCTAACACCGGATCTATATACAGTGAAACAATTAGGAAACTTCGATACAACCACAGTCGGTCAAAAAGAACTTGCTATCCAATTTGACACGAAAGATGGGGTAGTATCAAAAGTCATCACAGTGCCTTATGAAGTGAAATGGGGCAGAACGATTGTGATGAAATCTAGCACTGGTGGTTCAGCAGGTGTTTTCTCACTGCAAACTACTAATACGACCAGACAATTGAAAATCCATCAAGGGTTTGACTCGCCATTAGATGAGCGCTTAGGAAACGATCAAGACCTCTATTATTCAATTGAAGTCTTACGTGGCGAAAGAGTCCAGTATAGTCAAGAAGTCCCAGGTCGTGTCACGCTACAAGACGTCATCAACGGTTTTGGAACTAATGGTACTCAAGCTGTCACTGTCCAGTTAGATGATGTGATCAAAATTTATCACCCGCAAAAATCTCCTGGTAGCTCGGTACTGATGGTCGATGAACTAGAAGAGGACTTCACGTATGGTTCAGATTATGCGTATTACAAAGTAACGACTTATGGTTTTGAAGCAATGCCAGTCATGGAAGTCCATACAGCTAATAAAGCATTTTATCTCGCGCAAGATGTGACTACTGCAGCTGATGCTGAATTAATTGATCGTGTGACGATCAACGGCAAAACAGTTGATCCAGAGGAATACACAATCGAAAGACGTTCAGAAATCGATACGACGACGGTAGGAAATAAAAACGTCGCTATGCGTGTGAAAATGAACGATGGTTTAACTAGTGTACAAGTTGAACTTCCTTATCAAGTCAAATGGGGAAGTACATTTATTCTGAAAGGTGAAGAAAAAGAAGGGAAAAAAGGTATCGTCGGTTCTTTTAGTCTGCTTGATCAAAATGACCAGTTGGCTATCTATGCCACAAAAGGTGAAGATGAAACAGAACTTAATGCGCCAGTCAATTCTGCTTATGGTCGTAATGCCTATTATCGAATCGATATCCTAGCAGATCCTAAAAATAAAGCCAATAGTTTATTTCCCGATAACATCAAATATACTTATGAAGTGGCAGGTAATCAAACGGTTCGTCAAGCAATCGAAGGGTTCAATAATGGGCAATCATTACCTGTGGAAGAAGGAGACATTTTCCGTGTCTACCATGCAGAAACAGATAACCAGAACTTACTGATGTGGGATGATATCGTCAAAAACTATACAGCTGGGTTGAATTACGCTTATTATGAAGTCAAGAATGGAGAGTTTGAGCCAATTACGATGATCCACGCAGATGTTGCTAGTCAGGAACTTGTCTTAGGTGAAGATACCAGTGAAGTAGACGTGACAACGTTGATTGACAATGTTGCATTTAACGGACAGAGTTTGAACACAGAGCTTTATAAAGTAGAACAAACGGGAGCGTTTGATACGCATACGACAGGAGAAAAAACAGTAACGGTAAAAGTATCAACGGCAGATGGTGTTTCTTCGACTGACATCGAAGTGCCATATGAAGTGAAATGGGGCAGCACGATCCATTTAAAAAATCGTAAAGGTGAAACGGTTGGATCATTTGGACTACTTAAAAACAGCAAACAAATCGAGATCCAATCTGTCCAAGGAACCGATCAAACAGTGTTGAAGAATCGAGTGAATGAATACGATGACACCGAAGTATATTATGGAATCGAAATTCTCAACGAACGTAAGCAAAGCAAATATCAATACGAGGTTCGTGGTACACAAACGATCGAGCAAGCAATTTCACGTTTTAATACTGGTAAATCACTGGCGGTGACCCCAGGTGATATCGTGAAGGTTTATCACGTAGATACTAGTAACAATTTATTGATGGCAGAAGAGAACGAACGAAACTACACCTATGGCAGTAATTACGCTTATTATAAGGTAACAGATTATGGTTTTGAGCCTACAGGTGAGTTAACAGTTGAACCTGCTCAGCCTTCTTTTGCACAAGGCACTGAAAGAGTTGACCTGAAATCGTTAGTAAAAGAAGTTAAAGTCAATGGACGTGTAATACCTAAAAATGTCTATACTGTTTCTTTAGATGGGTCATCTGAAATCGATACAGAAACTATGGGAAGTCGCTTTGTTTCTCTCGATGTCAAAGTGGACCGTAGTTATGGGAGTTTATCTACTCGTACAGAATCTTCCTATGAAATCGTTGAACCTGGCCAAGAAACAACGCCAGGAGAAGAGGACGCTAGTGCAGAAGATGGTACTGGCACATCCAACGACCCAAATGCAGATGGAATTTCAGCAGAGACTGGTTTAGGTGAGGGTTCCGCAGCAGAAGGTGATGAGAGCAAATTGCCACAAACCAATCAAACCATCAATCGAGTACTGCCATATATTGGTGCATGTTTCGTACTAGTAGTAGGATTTGTTTTATGGAAACGAAAAATGTCTAAAAAATCGTTTGATAAACAGTAACCGATAGTTAAAATGACAACGAAGCAGTTGAAAGAGCGAAAGTGATAATTACTTTGGCATCCTTTCAACTGTTTTTTTATGATCACTAAAGGAGTCACGGACAAGAAATATAAAAATAAATCCTATGAGCAAAAAACAAAATTCTCATAATAGGAAGTCAATCATTAGCTGTGGAGAACTTAAAGAAACAAAAAATGAAAGCAAGAATGGCAAGATGAATTTTTTAAAGAACTTTTAAAAGACTCGGAATGCTCTATTTTTAGTTTCACAAACGGTATTTTGTTTCACGGAGTGAGACTTGCTCTTATGAGCAGACAGAAGTAGAATAGATAGTACATGTCAAATGAATCATTGGAGAAAATGCGTAATTAATAGTTAGATGAAAGAAGTAAAACTTGAAAGTGTAAAAACAAACAGAAATCGAGGAGGGCGCATGTGGAGCAGTTATTAAAAAAATATTTTGGATATGAGCTTTTCCGCCCAGGCCAAAAAGAAATCATTGAAAAAATCATGGCTCAAGAAGATGTCTTGGGTATCATGCCGACTGGAAGCGGAAAATCAATATGTTATCAGCTACCTGCGCTAGCCTTGGAAGGGTTGACGATCGTCGTTTCTCCCTTGATCTCTTTGATGAAAGATCAAGTGGATGCTGCGAATCAACTGGGGATTGCTGCTACGTTTATCAATAGTTCATTAGAAGGATATGAAGTGGCACAACGTTTTCGTTCATTAGATGAGGGAAAGTATCAATTGTTATATGTTGCACCAGAACGTTTTATCATGCCTGATTTTATCCAAGCGATGAATCGTTGGTCCGTTCGCTTGATTGCCATTGATGAAGCCCACTGTATCTCGCAATGGGGGCATGATTTTAGACCCAGTTATTTGCAGATGGCGAATATTTTAGAAGGTATTCCTCAGCGTCCGCCCATCGTGGCCTTGACAGCAACTGCTACTGTCCCTGTAGCAACAGATATCAAAAGACTTTTAAAAATCCCTGAAAAGAACCATATTCAAACTGGATTTGCACGAGAAAATCTAAGGTTGCAGGTTATCAAAGATCAAAAAAAAGAACAATATTTGGTCGAGTATTTAAAAGTGAATCAAAATCAATCAGGCATCATTTATGCCGCGACTAGAAAAGAAGTGGATCGACTATATCAGTTGTTGGCGAAATTTGGTTTTTCCGTTGGCAGATACCACGGCGGTATTTCAGAAAGGGAACGGACGGAAATGCAAGAAGCTTTCCTCTATGATCGTATCCAACTATTAGTAGCAACCAACGCTTTTGGAATGGGAATCAATAAAAGTAATATTCGGTTTGTCATTCACTACCAAATACCAGGTTCATTAGAAGCATATTATCAGGAAGCTGGTCGTGCCGGAAGAGATGGCTTACCTAGTGAAGCCATTTTGCTATTTGCGCCACAAGATGTGCAAGTCCAAAAGTTTTTTGTTCAACAATCGCAACGTGAGGAAGCACAAAAACATAAGGAATACGACAAGATCCGAGCCATGACTGAATACGTCCATATCGAATCCTGTCTGCAACAATATATTCTTTCTTACTTTGGAGAAGCAAGCGAGCCTTGTCAGCGTTGTGGCAACTGTCTTGATGATCGTGAACTGGTCGATGTGACCACAGAAACGCAAATGGTTTTGTCTTGTTTGAAACGAATGGGTGAAAACTACGGAAAACAATTACTAATGAAAGTCCTTGCCGGATCAAAAGATCAGAAAATCAAACAGTTTCAGTTTGATCGATTGTCTACGTATGGTCTACTAAGGAATCTGTCACAAAAAAATATATTGCAGTTGATCGACTATCTGATTTCAAGTGGCTACTTACTTGCGGCTAGTGGTGAATACCCTGTTTTGAAAGTCAGCGATCTTGGGGTGCAAGTGCTTATGGGAAAAGTAACTGTACACAAAAAGGAACCCAAAAAAGTGCAACAATTGTCGCATGATGAAACAGATGGTCTATTTGAAGTATTACGCCAGTTACGGACCGATTTAGCTGCTGACGCGGGCGTTCCACCATACGTTGTTTTTTCAGATGCAACACTCAAAGAAATGAGTCGTAATCGTCCAAAAGACCGATTGGCACTTCTCCAAATCAAAGGGGTAGGACAAAGCAAGCTCGATAAGTATGGTGAAATGTTCTTGCAATCAATCCAAAATTTCCAAGAAAGCGCTACGCAAAGTGATAGTGAAAAAACATAAAAAAAAGCCTAGATAAATCTAGGTTCTTGCTCAGTTATCGCGTAAAATATGCTATAATGAATGAACTTAGAAATGGAGGGAAAGGCAAATGGATTCTCTTTCAAAAGAGACGGCACTTAATGTGTTGATTGATGAGGCAGATCGCATCAAGCGTTTGATCCAAAATCAAACAAACAGTCTTTGTATCTCACAATGTAAAGCCTTTGAAGAGGTAGTCGATACACAAATGTATGGATTTTCTCAACAAGTGAGTTTTGCAATACGTGTAGGGATCATTGAAAAAAAAGAAGGGCAACTGATGCTCAGTGAGTTAGAACGTCAATTGAATCACTTATACAATGAAGTTTACCGAGAAAATTATGATAAAAAAGAAAGTGGCAAGGGGGAATAAGCTTGCCGAATAAAGTAAAAAAAAGGCATCTGTTGGATTACAGTATTTTAATTCCATATTTGATTTTATGTATCATCGGATTGATCATGGTTTACAGTTCTACGTCCTACTTGTTATTAGCAAATGGGAGCAATCCAGCGTCATCGGTCATCAATCAGAGTATTTTTTGGGTGCTTAGCTTGATCGTTATTGCACTCCTATACAAAATGAAAATCGGTGTATTGAAAAATCAGCGATTGATCATGGCGGCTATCGCAGTCTTGACGATTTTATTATTGATCGTCTTATTTTTTGGGGAAGAACGAAATGGGGCAAAAGGTTGGCTTGAGATTGCCGGATTTTCTATCCAGCCCGCCGAATACCTAAAAATCATTGCCATCTGGTATCTTTCCTTTACTTTGTCACAGAGACAAATGAGTGTGCAAAAAAACTTCATTGCAACGGTCAAACGACCTTTATTGTTAGTTCTTGCCTTGACTGTGTTAGTGGCAAGTCTACCCGATTTTGGGAATGCAACGGTTATTTTTTTGATCATCATCGTGTTACTCTTAGCTAGCGGCGTCAATTATTTTTACACCTTGATCGTTGGTGTCGGAGGAATCATTTTTAGTGTGATAACAATTTGGTTGATCAACGTGACCCAAGGGAAACTTTTCCCAGGTCGCTTACAATATATCTATCATCGTTTTGAGATTTTTCAAAACCCTTTTTCTGATGAATTGAATAACGGACACCAAATGGTGAATGGTTATTATGCGATGTTCAACGGTGGTCTATTCGGTCGCGGATTAGGGAATAGTATCCAGAAAAAAGGATTTCTACAAGAAGCGCAAACCGACTTTATCTATGCCATCGTAGTAGAAGAATTAGGCGTGATCATGGGTATTTTGATCTTAGCTTTATTGATGTTCATGATCGCCCGTATCATCTTAGTGGGGATCCGCTCAAAAGATCCATTCAATTCTTTGCTATGTATCGGAATCGGTTCGATGTTTCTGATCCAAGTATTTGTCAACCTTGGCGGGATCACTGGGATCATCCCACTGACAGGGATCACATTCCCATTCTTGAGTCAAGGTGGTTCGAGTTTACTGATGCTTTCGATCTGCGTAGGTTTCGTCCTGAATATCAGCGCAGATGAGAAACGTAAGAGTTTAGGTATTTACTAAAATTGACGTAGGAGTGATTCGATGAGAAAAGTTTTGGTAGCTAACAGAGGAGAAATTGCTGTACGGGTATTTCGTGCGTGTACAGAATTAGGGATCCAAACTGTAGGTGTCTATGCAGAAGAAGATGAATATTCCGTGCATCGCTTTAAAGCGGATGAGGCATATCTGGTTGGTAAAGGAAAAAGACCGATAGATGCGTATCTTGATATTGAAGGGATTCTTGAGATTGCTAAGGCTAGTGGAGCAGACGCGATCCATCCCGGCTACGGATTATTATCTGAGAACTTACACTTTGCTACACGTTGTAAAGAAGAAGGCATCACTTTTGTTGGGCCAGAACTACATCATCTTGATATTTTTGGTGACAAGATCAAAGCGAAAACAGCAGCAATCGAAGCTGGTATCGCATCGATCCCTGGGACAGATGGACCAGTAGAGTCAATTGAAGAAGTTTTATCATTTGCTGAACGTCATGGCTATCCAGTAATGATCAAAGCAGCACTAGGCGGTGGCGGTCGTGGGATGCGTGTAGCATATGACGAAAAAGGCGCTCGTGAAGGATATGAGCGTGCAAAAAGCGAAGCGAAAGCCGCATTTGGTAGTGATGAAGTCTATGTTGAAAAGTATATCGCTGATCCAAAACACATCGAGGTCCAGATCTTAGGGGATACCCATGGGAACATCATCCATCTATTTGAACGTGATTGTTCGGTCCAGCGGCGTCATCAAAAAGTCGTAGAAGTCGCTCCTTGCGTTTCTATGAATGAGCAGCAACGTCAACGTATATGTGATGCCGCTGTCCAATTGATGAAGCATGTGGGATATGTCAATGCAGGAACAGTCGAATTTTTAGTGGAGAATGACGAATTTTATTTTATTGAAGTCAACCCACGTGTTCAAGTGGAACATACGATCACTGAGATGATCACGGATGTCGATATCGTGACGACTCAATTATTGATTGCACAAGGGAAAGATCTGCATAAAGAAATCGGATTGCCACAGCAAAGCGAAATAAAAATCAAAGGTTCAGCCATCCAATGTCGGATCACAACGGAAGACCCATTGAGTAACTTTCTACCAGATACTGGTAAGATCGATACGTATCGCTCACCAGGTGGAATGGGCGTCCGCTTAGATGTAGGGAATGCCTATGCAGGCTACATCGTTACCCCATATTTTGATTCACTTTTAGTAAAAGTTTGTACACATGCGGCTGACTTTGCAACAGCGATCCAAAAAATGGAACGTTGTTTGAGAGAATTCCGTATCCGTGGAGTGAAAACAAATATTCCATTTATGTTGAATGTCATCTTGCATCCAGAATTTCAATCAGGACAAGCCAAAACGACGTTTATCGATAGTACCAATGAATTATTTGATTTCCCACGCTTACGTGACCGTGGAAATAAAACAATGAAATATATCGGAGAAATCACGGTAAATGGTTTTCCTGGTATCGAACGTGGTGAAAAACCATATTACGATGCACCACGTATGCCCAAAGAGCTGATCACTCGCCCAGATTATATCACAGCTAAAAATGTCTTAGACAAAGACGGTGCTTCCGCGTTAGTCGATTGGGTCAAACAACAAGAAAACGTGTTATTGACAGATACCACGTTTAGAGATGCCCATCAAAGCTTATTGGCAACTCGTGTGCGTACAAAAGATTTTAAAGAAATCGCACGTTTGACTGGTGAAGGACTTCCAGAGCTGTTTTCAAGTGAAATGTGGGGTGGCGCGACGTTTGACGTCGCCTATCGTTTCTTGAATGAGGACCCATGGAAACGCCTGAGAAAGATTCGCTCATTGATGCCGAATACTTTATTGCAAATGCTCTTTAGAGGATCGAATGCTGTCGGTTACTCCAACTACCCAGACAATGTGATCGCTGAATTTATCAAAGAAGCAGCGACACAAGGGATCGATGTCTTCCGGATCTTTGACAGTCTGAACTGGGTACCGCAAATGGAAAAGAGTATCCAAGCCGTTCGTGATACAGGGAAAATTGCAGAAGCGACGATTTGCTACACAGGTGATATCAATGATCCAAGTCGTGCGAAATACAATGTGCAATATTACAAGGACATGGCAAAAGAGCTGGAACAGTTAGGCGCTCATATGATCGCCATCAAAGATATGGCAGGACTGTTGAAACCGCAAGCTGCTTATCGCTTGATCAGTGAATTGAAGGCGACAACGGATCTACCAATCCATTTACACACACATGATACGAGTGGCAATGGCATCATCACTTACTCAGCAGCAACCAAAGCGGGTGTCGATATTGTCGATGTAGCGATGAGTGCGATGAGCGGAAATACTAGCCAACCAAGTATGAGCAGTTTGTATTACGCTTTGGTCAATGGGCCACGTGTACCAGAAATCAATATTGAAAATGCGCAACAGTTGAATCACTACTGGGAAGATGTTCGCATGTATTACAAACCATTTGAGAATGGCTTGAATGCCCCTGAAACTGAAGTTTATATGCACGAGATGCCAGGTGGACAATACTCGAACTTACAACAACAAGCCAAAGCAGTTGGTTTAGGTCATCGTTGGGATGACATCAAAAAAATGTACCACACGGTGAACCTGATGTTTGGCGATATCGTCAAAGTCACGCCTTCTTCTAAAGTTGTAGGCGATATGGCTTTGTTCATGGTCCAAAATGAATTGAGCGAAGAAGACATTTATGAAAAAGGCGAGACCTTGAGTTTTCCGGAATCAGTCGTTACCTTCTTCCAAGGTGAATTAGGCCAACCAGTTGGCGGATTCCCAGAAAAACTCCAAAAGATCATTTTGAAAGGTCGTCCAGCAATCACTGAACGTCCAGGATTGTTCGCTGAAACAGTGGACTTCGAAAAAGTCAAAGCAGAATTAGCTAAAAAGATCGGCTATGAACCAAAACAAGAAGAAGTCTTGAGTTACTTGATGTATCCACAAGTCTTCTTGGATTATCAAACCGCTTATAATCAATTTGGCGATGTCACATTACTGGATACACCGACTTTCTTCCAAGGGATTCGTTTAGGGGAAACGGTCAACGTTCAAATCGAAAAAGGCAAGATCCTGATCATTCGCTTAGACGAAATCGGTGAACCTGATATTGAAGGGAATCGTGTGTTATTCTTTAATTTGAACGGTCAACGAAGAGAAATCACCGTCAAAGATACGTCGATCGTCAGTGCGGTAAAAACTAGACGAAAAGCAGAACCAACAAATCGCGAACAAATCGGTGCGACGATGTCCGGTTCAGTTTTAGACGTCTTGGTGAAAAAAGGCGATACAGTCAAAAGAGGCGATACATTGATGGTCACTGAAGCAATGAAGATGGAAACAGCCATTGAAGCACCATTCGATGGAGAAATAGCACATCTCTATGTTGTTGCTGGCGACCCCATTTCCTCAGGAGATCTATTAATCGAAGTTACAGAAAAATAAGAAAGGAGAGGGAACATTTGAAACGACTAGGTCTATTTATAGCAACACTACTATTCGTCACATCGGCTTTATATTTGGAGCCAGTAGTGTTCCCTCCCAAACTTGAAACATCCACGCAAGACCAACAACTGATAGGAAATCAAAATCAGGTAACGTCTTGGAAATACCAGGAGCTAAATGCGACTGGCTTTTCTACATATATTGGTCGATCAGTCACCGAATTAGAAGCAGAGATTGGTTCACCTAAAGATCGTTTGACGAGCGGATTCGGCTTTGAGATTAGATATTATCAAGATCCAATTCAACAAATCGTACTTGAAGCAAATATACAAAATGACCGAGTGGAGGCTATCAAAGTTTTAAATGCGAACGCAACTAGTTTGACCCCATTTGCCGTTGGCATGACTATGCAGGATCTGACAGAGATTACAACGATTTTTCCGAACTTCACATTCGAGTATGAAGAGACAGAAGTCGGAATCGAGTTAACTGAAGAAGACATGAATTATCGTCCCTTGATTGCTTTTGACAACGGTACATTTGCGATGCTTTTCTTTGATCAAGACACAGGTGGATTATTTTCAACAGTTTATTTAAACAAGAAAAGCTTATTGAAATTAATGCCTTACCAGGTCTTCGGAGAAGGATTGCCCCACTACGAAATGGAGAGTTCAGCAGACTGGGAAAGTATCAATCAGTCAAGAGAGCGTGTAATCACTCGA from Enterococcus mundtii includes the following:
- a CDS encoding CAP-associated domain-containing protein; the protein is MKRLGLFIATLLFVTSALYLEPVVFPPKLETSTQDQQLIGNQNQVTSWKYQELNATGFSTYIGRSVTELEAEIGSPKDRLTSGFGFEIRYYQDPIQQIVLEANIQNDRVEAIKVLNANATSLTPFAVGMTMQDLTEITTIFPNFTFEYEETEVGIELTEEDMNYRPLIAFDNGTFAMLFFDQDTGGLFSTVYLNKKSLLKLMPYQVFGEGLPHYEMESSADWESINQSRERVITRVLTRLRQEAELPNYHYSPDFMIQTNVLLTDFIDQPEEWLAENRLAEWQMATQTSQTTVKFTLSNDEINRLVEKRQLDQTTGIFMHPIIDPTFSVLLLYTDPYYHDRFLEKEPTQLGVAFSKENMLVLMKEKEETSESSDNQ
- a CDS encoding pyruvate carboxylase, with product MRKVLVANRGEIAVRVFRACTELGIQTVGVYAEEDEYSVHRFKADEAYLVGKGKRPIDAYLDIEGILEIAKASGADAIHPGYGLLSENLHFATRCKEEGITFVGPELHHLDIFGDKIKAKTAAIEAGIASIPGTDGPVESIEEVLSFAERHGYPVMIKAALGGGGRGMRVAYDEKGAREGYERAKSEAKAAFGSDEVYVEKYIADPKHIEVQILGDTHGNIIHLFERDCSVQRRHQKVVEVAPCVSMNEQQRQRICDAAVQLMKHVGYVNAGTVEFLVENDEFYFIEVNPRVQVEHTITEMITDVDIVTTQLLIAQGKDLHKEIGLPQQSEIKIKGSAIQCRITTEDPLSNFLPDTGKIDTYRSPGGMGVRLDVGNAYAGYIVTPYFDSLLVKVCTHAADFATAIQKMERCLREFRIRGVKTNIPFMLNVILHPEFQSGQAKTTFIDSTNELFDFPRLRDRGNKTMKYIGEITVNGFPGIERGEKPYYDAPRMPKELITRPDYITAKNVLDKDGASALVDWVKQQENVLLTDTTFRDAHQSLLATRVRTKDFKEIARLTGEGLPELFSSEMWGGATFDVAYRFLNEDPWKRLRKIRSLMPNTLLQMLFRGSNAVGYSNYPDNVIAEFIKEAATQGIDVFRIFDSLNWVPQMEKSIQAVRDTGKIAEATICYTGDINDPSRAKYNVQYYKDMAKELEQLGAHMIAIKDMAGLLKPQAAYRLISELKATTDLPIHLHTHDTSGNGIITYSAATKAGVDIVDVAMSAMSGNTSQPSMSSLYYALVNGPRVPEINIENAQQLNHYWEDVRMYYKPFENGLNAPETEVYMHEMPGGQYSNLQQQAKAVGLGHRWDDIKKMYHTVNLMFGDIVKVTPSSKVVGDMALFMVQNELSEEDIYEKGETLSFPESVVTFFQGELGQPVGGFPEKLQKIILKGRPAITERPGLFAETVDFEKVKAELAKKIGYEPKQEEVLSYLMYPQVFLDYQTAYNQFGDVTLLDTPTFFQGIRLGETVNVQIEKGKILIIRLDEIGEPDIEGNRVLFFNLNGQRREITVKDTSIVSAVKTRRKAEPTNREQIGATMSGSVLDVLVKKGDTVKRGDTLMVTEAMKMETAIEAPFDGEIAHLYVVAGDPISSGDLLIEVTEK
- a CDS encoding FtsW/RodA/SpoVE family cell cycle protein: MPNKVKKRHLLDYSILIPYLILCIIGLIMVYSSTSYLLLANGSNPASSVINQSIFWVLSLIVIALLYKMKIGVLKNQRLIMAAIAVLTILLLIVLFFGEERNGAKGWLEIAGFSIQPAEYLKIIAIWYLSFTLSQRQMSVQKNFIATVKRPLLLVLALTVLVASLPDFGNATVIFLIIIVLLLASGVNYFYTLIVGVGGIIFSVITIWLINVTQGKLFPGRLQYIYHRFEIFQNPFSDELNNGHQMVNGYYAMFNGGLFGRGLGNSIQKKGFLQEAQTDFIYAIVVEELGVIMGILILALLMFMIARIILVGIRSKDPFNSLLCIGIGSMFLIQVFVNLGGITGIIPLTGITFPFLSQGGSSLLMLSICVGFVLNISADEKRKSLGIY